The stretch of DNA ACATTTACTAATTTAGAAACACAGTCTACTTACCTCTTGAAGAATATATATGATAACTCACTCCCTGTTTATCACTCCTACATTGTTGGAGTCAACTAATTTGCCAGCTTGAGATTAAAATGGTTAGAATGTACTTAGTCTATGGTTTGAACTTTAACAATAACGCCATTGTGGGAATAATTTTTGTTAGGGTATgtttggatgaagggttttgCGGAGGAACAGCGGGGgatgacttatttattttttaaattaaagaagcTAGAAAATGTTTCTAATGTTTAATTATGTctgattgaaatattataagATCATTTATCAggttattttttcaattttttaaaaatgtcaaatatatacCACAATATAGACTTAGTTCTCCTAAGTTATCCTCTCCAAAACCCAACTCCCAAACATACCCTTAGtccaatatatttgaatattggTTGTCTTGGGTTCAGACCCACATGGAAATTCCTTCTACTCATTGATTGATAGGAATTAAGGAATTCAGTGTAACATTTATGTGCTCTCGTGCTCCTGTTCATGGTGGATCATATTCTCTTTCACTTTTTTGGTGATACAAAtaataagaaaagaaaactaaagCTTAATGGAACAAGAACCAGCAAAATCCACAGCTAAACATGGACACATTTCTAGGTAAATAGTTTTCCAAATTGTTGACGATTCATTATGTTGAGCACCTCATCCGTATTTAGCCAGAAAATCCACTGACTGATTGCTTTCATGGAAAACCTGTTTCAAACTTAAGATTACACTTtgttattaatgaaaaatattatcttttgatatgttattttaaaaagattccTTGAGGTCTTTTCTGCATACACCATGCCATTATGTATGACATGTAGGCTCTTCGTATGCAGTGAAGTCATTTTCTCTGAGTGTGCCATTTGCTTCATTGGAACAAACTAAGTTGTGGTTTGTTAAGCCTTCTTCTGCACCATCTTTTGCACCTGTACCATCTCCATCCTATCAAGGTATAGTATTTTTACATTTCAATAGCttgttgttaaattaatattagctTTGAGTTTAACATCTAATATTCTCTTATAGGTCCTAGTGTGACTCCAACACACAAACATTGCCATCGTCACCGACACCATCATAGCACAAGACCATATGTAGGGGCTCCACCCCCTTCTAAAGACCAAGGTAACTTTTGGAATTTAGACACCATCCTTCCCTCATACTCTTTCTTGGGGTTGGAGTAGCACTGTAGCAGTTATAATGCCTCAACTGTTGTCTTTCCATTTTCTAGTTATAttcctttttataaaaaaaaatatgtttctcTGAATCTCCATTTGATCAAGTAAGATAGTCAATAGAGTCACGATCATGACTTGTGATGCTTTGTAATCTAGTATTCTGAAATTTATGATTCTGCTTCTTTCTTAGTCTATTAGCGTGTACTGATGTTAACCATGATACGattatataaatagaaatgATGTTCAAACATAATTGTTTGGAAGAAATATTCTTAAAATGTAATCAGTTTTCTTCCATGCATCACCAatgtttattcattttaaactaTATTTGCCTCTATATGTTCTTTCAAGCTCCCTGCGGtgtataataatgattttttgcTTCCAATTCATGGTATAAATTATCTTAAACTTAATTTGTATGTTCAGAAGCCCTTGTTATCTGAGAAgtattttttacttttcaaaGTTATGATAAGGTGTAATTGGTTTAAATAGTATAATAGAGCTAAAATTGGTTAACATGCAGATCAAATTAATGATTTATGTGAATGAAGCCTTTTTACTAGTTGATTGGACTTGCAAACCTAACATTTGTCTTTGGCCCTCCTTGTCAATATCTAATACCATATACTCATTAATATGAAATCCATGCAGCAGCTTGTGATCAAATATGTACTGATCCACTCACATCAACTCCCTTTGGTTCACCTTGTGGTTGTGTATTTCCTATGAAAATAAGACTTACACTGGATGTAGCTCCTTATGCTGTTTTCCCGGTAATGACTGAGTTAGAGAATGAAGTTGCACTAGGCACTTATTTAGAACAGAGTCAGGTGAAGATAATGGGGGCTACCGCTGACAGTCAAAATCAGGGAAGAACTATTGTTGATATTAACTTGGTTCCACTGGGAGAGAAATTTGACAACACAACTGCAGCACTGACATACGAGAGGTTTTGGAACAAAAAAGTTCCTCTAAATAGGAGCCTTTTTGGTGATTATGCTGTTGTGTACATTACATATCCAGGTAGTTGTTTTTCTCCTAACAACATAATACTTTATCGATGCCATATTATTGTTTGAGACTGAAGCTGTTAGTATCAGGAATTCCATCTTCACCATCATATGGAACTTCGATTGGGAGTGGTCCTAGTGAAAATGCTGATGGTATTCTCCCAGTCAGTGCCAACTTTCCCAGCAAGAACCAGAAAACGAATCTTAGAACCATAATCATCATTGCTTTATCTTCTTTTGTGCTCTTGCTGGTTTTGGTCGGAGTATTTTCTGTCGCTTTGAAATGTAGGAAGACTAGGAGACCATCAAGTGCGGTTGGCCCAGCATTCACATCTTCCCTAAATAAGAGATCTGGTATATAactttgaacttctttttgacatttttaaagTAAGTATATGATGGTTAAATTCTACTCGATCTTTGTTGTCTCCATTCTTCTTTtcatctaaataaattttaaatttcagcaCAAGGTTTAGGGATCATGCGCATTGTCCATGTTTCAAGCCCAAAGAGAGCTTTACTTTGTGGAGGCgtgttattatatataaaaaccaTTCCCATGTTTTCACCTAACAACATAAGCTTTCCGGTTAATTGGTTTATCACAGTCTGGTTGCTAATTATTTATTGTACATTAACTTCAGATATTGCAGAATATTATTCCTCAGGTTGATTGTGTCTCTGTAGTTTCTTTCTTTCAGTATACTATGCTATCCTTGTCATCTACAGACAATctatatttgtttaattaagCTCTATTTAGTGAGATATTGTAATtacatttgttgaagttgtgggattttagagaaaagggggagagaaaataataagggtttgaatattattgataatagcttaatgctgacttgattacaaaagattcaatactgatctctatttatagagaaatatAGACTTAATCATAAAtcaggaacaaatcataataataaagagagatattctaagatatctctatgattataaatttatcataggaaataactcaagatactctaatataatataaaagatattttctaatattctaacaacaTTTATGTACATTATGAATTTGCATTGTGTTGATCTAGTTGACTTGAAGTCTTACCTACTGTCACTACTTGTTGATGTTGCTTTTGTGCCACGTCAACAGTTTTCAGTTATTTTCATGTGACCtttgtgatttatttttttatctttatttgaaAAACTGACCACTGCAAATCAGATATTTTCTGCCAAATACATGCTATTATTGTCATGTGTAGGATTAGTATTACTGAGATATCCTCTGCCTGTGGTGGTTATTGATTTCTACCTGCAGCTCAAATAAATATAGTGGcaatgttaaaatttaaattatgctTATGTCTGTGAGGTGCAAATATGGCACTTATTGATCCTCATGATTTCTTTAATGAATTTCATGTTTCTTAGTTATCTTTATTCTGTCAATTTTATCATAGCTGGAAGTAAAtgtaaatgaattgatgtgtgtAATGCAGGCTTGGGGTCTGTGCTTTCGAGCAGTATTGCAAGCTCGACATCAGTGTCCATCATGTCCACAATGGCTACTTCCATTCTCTCTTCTGTTAAAACATTTTCACTTTCTGAGCTTGAGAAAGCAACAGATAAGTTTAATTCAAAGAGAGTATTAGGGGAAGGAGGATTTGGACGTGTGTATAGCGGGACATTGGAAGATGGGGCTGAAGTTGCAGTGAAGCTACTTACAAGGGATAACAATCAGAATGGAGACCGTGAATTTATTGCAGAAGTTGAGATGTTAAGCCGTTTGCATCATCGTAATCTAGTGAAACTTATTGGTATATGCATTGAAGGGCGCAGGCGCTGCCTGGTATATGAGCTAGTTCCTAATGGCAGCGTTGAGTCCCATCTGCATGGTAATACATTTTCACCAGCTCAGGACATGCATCTCACGTTCAGTTTATATCTCTTTGTTAATTGTTATctgcaaaataaaattattttaatgctCATTAATGATCCTACAGGTGATGACAAGAAGAATGGACCTCTTGATTGGGATGCACGGATGAAAATTGCCCTTGGAGCTGCAAGAGGATTGGCCTATCTCCACGAGGATTCCAATCCTCGTGTAATTCATCGAGACTTTAAAGCTAGCAATGTTCTACTAGAAGACGACTTTACCCCAAAAGTTTCTGATTTTGGTTTGGCAAGAGAAGCAACTGAAGGAAGTAACCATATTTCTACACGGGTGATGGGAACTTTTGGGTGAGTGTTAAATAAACTGTCTGCAGCATTTTGATTTGGaataaatataaacattttggtgccaaattataaagttattcaATAACTTTCAATAtactattttaaagttttggaTTGTATTCAACTTTCGACATCCAGGTAACTtcatgtgtgtgtgtatattaCTTTAATTAACCTATGAAAGATTGTAATAGGTAAATACAAATTCTATTAGGCTGGTGTGATTCAATGGAAAGGTTATATGTATTATTCTTAAAGAAATGGTTGAGTTCAGGCCAATGAGGCAAGAACAGAACAAGAATACAAGATGAGTATTAACTCCCTAAGGCATTCAAGAGGCCTTTTCTCTCCCACATTATATTACTTACTTCAAACTGCCTTCTCACTACTAACCGAGTCCTTTCCCTTCTGTAACTTACTTCCTCTGTTCTTGCTAACTACCTGTTGAGGCATTACTAACAGCCGTTACAACTATTAAATCCCCCTAagtccttttattttgtttaacatACACTCTTTTAGGTTTTAACTAATGGgaaactatcaatttttttgCACACTGCTTGTTAACCATCACTGTTTCAGATTGTCTCCTCTCAAATGAATAATATAGTTTTATGACTGCATTTTGCTCCAAGATTGCAATGTGTAATTCGTGTATCTGATGATTTGACGATGGTTGCTTTCTGCTTTTCATGCATAGCAAATTCCAGGCCTTAGTTTGATGCCTTTTCTATCTATTCAATTTTGCAGATATGTTGCCCCAGAGTATGCAATGACCGGCCATTTACTGGTTAAAAGTGATGTTTATAGTTATGGGGTTGTGCTTCTCGAACTTCTCACTGGCAGAAAGCCAGTGGATATGTCTCAGCCTCAGGGACAGGAGAATCTTGTAACTTGGGCTCGGCCACTGTTGACCAGTAGAGAAGGTTTAGAACAGCTAGTGGATCCATCTTTGGCTGGAAGTTACAGCTTTGATGACATGGCAAAGGTAGCAGCTATTGCGTCAATGTGTGTTCACCCCGAGGTCACGCAGAGACCTTTTATGGGTGAAGTTGTGCAGGCTCTGAAATTGATATACAACGACACAGATGAGAATTGTGGAGATTATTGTAGTCAAAAGGATTCCTCTGCTCAGGAATCTGATTTTAGAGGTGACCTTGCTCCTTCTGATAGCAGTTGGTGGAATGGTGGAGGGTTAACCCCCCGATTAACTTATGGACAAGCATCTTCATTCATCACGATGGAATACAGTTCCGGTCCACTTGAAGATATGGAAAACAGACCGTTTTCAACTTCAAGCTTTATTGGAGATGAGATATCTTTACCAATTAGGCATGGGAATAGATCAGGTCCCTTAAGAACAGTCCGAAGCAAGCTATCCTTATATAGATTTACAGGAAGTCGGAGTGAGCATGGGGGACTTTCTTCCAAGCGAAATTGGGTATGATGGTTACTGGGTTTAAGGTTTgatgtattttagtgtttttCAAATGTACAGTTCCTAAAGTGATTCAAACAATTGATTGAGTTACTGATTTTAGCTTAGGTGTCTCAAATTTCTGCAGTTTTCATGTTAAAAAGGTTGGAGACGTACAGGACATTgactaattttgaaatattgattCATTATACAATGAGGAAATGTAACTCGAACAATGTTGCAATTGCCTGGAACTATTGCACCCACCACCAATTAACCCACGATTCCCATGGGCCACTTCAAAATGCGCCCTGGTTCATACCCTCTGGAACTTGTTATGTTAGAGTTTGAACACATCCAGCTAAATGCTAGGGGTGCGGATTATAGTGTTATATCCAGTTTGATTTGGTTGAAGTTGAGAAGTTTGAGCAAGTTGCAAACTTCATTGAAAAGAACAAGTACGAGGTGTATGGTCTTGAACGAAGTACTTGGATGAGCTTTGTTCCTCTGGAAGTGGTGTTGTTGTCGTCGACGGTAGTGGAGAAGGAACTAAAGATGAAAGCGATGTTTCTCACTACAGATAAATATTCCGCTTATTATTTAAGTCATGAGTTGGTTCTTTTGCTTTTACTTTCTTACTTTCTTTTTTGGAAggagaaataatattttgtttttaaggcTTTAGTGGCTGGTTTGAATTCATTTGTTAGTTTATATCAATAAATGGTATATAGGTGCAATGTTCGTTCAAAGCAATAGCTTACACAACTTGCTTAAAAAATGGAGAGGAAACATCCATTGAAAATCTTACTCTAACTCTTAATTTGACAACTAGTTCtctatgttaattttaattgggTACGTTCTCTCCATTTTCAAGCAAGTTCCATGAACTATTGGTCTGATCAGACACCGACCATCAGTAAGCACCCTATACAACCATTCAGTGatataaattaacatatcaATCCACACCATCTATTACGaatgaaatatgatttttcctttgaaacaaaataaacaaatgcTTCTCTGTTCTCCAATGATTCTCAACCTACACGAACTCTTTTGCCAAATTGATATCGGAGTTCATGTCTTCTACCGACAAAGTGTCAAAGTCAACTATCATTTATGCCAACACCTCAGACACCTTCATCTTATCTTCCTTCTCCACTTTTGTCACTGACGCATTATCAGTCTCTGACACCACTTCCAGAGCCTCCTATCCTTTCTACCATCTTCTCTTTCCGTTATGTGTTGTGTCACCTATAATCTCTAATTTGTACTGGGATGTTTATGCTCTTCCCTCGCTCTACTTTCAGGTATTTTTTTGTTTCGAAGAGTAATAGCAAAACTCCCACGtactaaatatataaagaaGAGGATTATTGTGAATTCGAATTTGCACCACGATATATCAAATTtctcaataaatttttatcaatctCAATTTTACTTACAAGACTACTTTTGACTAATTTTATTAGCCAACAGCTAGAAATTTGGGaagttatttttctttattgaatacaatttattttaaattttattagatggataaaaattaaattttgaaaaaaatctaaaacattgtttttactgtattattatagtttttctTTTACACTATTATAATGGAGTTAAGATGGATATTCTGTGTagttcacttttatttttcgcagtgacgttttttttttttttgagtataTTTCCGGTGACAGCTTAAACACATAAACgaggttctttttttttttttttttttttttttttaatatatttcttttatcgATAGGTAAACAAGGTTTATGAATACTAAGGAgagattttcaaaaataatgtaaataaaattactaCTACTAATGTGAGTAAGCAAACGAACATTAATTGGGATAgacataaattagaattagcACACAGGGATCGAGGGAGctgtaaatataaattattgaacttaaaataaataagaaattttattgtaaaataaattattaaacttattataaataagagattttattgtaaaatatgaaatgaatgaattgtagtcattaataaaattatcaaaagttaagattaaaataaaaacttatgtAACTTTAAATTACTATAGATCATAATCATTTATATTATATGATTAAGAGATGGCAAAAAGAATTAAACTTGCAAGACCAATCCTATTTAAGCCGTTGAAAAAACGAGACGAAGACGAGATGGGTTGGTCCATTAAAAAAGTTGCTATTTATTTTACTACTAAGTCtaacttttataatatttttatttagtaataTACTGTAACATTAAGTAGATTGTAGTAATTTTTTTGGGattgtttaatattaatcagtttattttgagattttttttatactaatggTGACTGTGTTTTGGTATTTACCTTTTTTGATTGATTGtggttgtatttattatttttataaaataaaataaaaatgtattttttgtcGCACAAGTTCGCCAATCCAACATAGAATAAGATAGAACATAGTGATAACAAAAGAGGCTAACGGGGCAGCCCAATCCTCTTTACTATCCTCAATGtaatctaaatttaattatCTCTATCTCTTACGGTAAAAGTTCATCTTTACTTAATATGTTCTCATTATATCAACATCCTTGTATAATCATATTTAAGAAATTGTAGAAAATAGTGTTGGATTTTGTGTctaaataaaaagtgtttagaTTGTTTTTTTAATGGAAAAGTGTATAGATTCCTAAaatacattttctattttttttgggTGTGTCTAAATTAACCATTCCATttgtttaattgttatataGATAAAGTAGAAatccatttgaaaaattaaagcTGATAATCAGGAacatatctttttattttgtatatatacaaTGGTCAACGGGCACCAATTTAGCTGGATAAGAAGAAATCTTATTATATTGTTATGATCATGCATTCATATAAAGTATTTCTACAAGTATACTGACAATAATATATAGGTCTGCTGTTAAAGATCGTTTACTTTATATCACTTATTTCGACTTGTGCAAATATCTACAACCATATTTGATCCTCGAATTCTTTCTACTTTAATTACTAGATATGTTTGTTTATCACATGAATACTTCTTTGTCATTTATTTCAATATTGCTGGTTTTATTTCGCTTCATTTGGAGAACATGCATTGAGTGTCATCAATGTATTTTTTGTACCTGGGTTTTAGATTCTCTTTATTcaataatttgattttcttgaatatagtttattttacaactttatcttgaataaatattaatttgatatatgaACTATATATCACTATTTTGTCAATACTAGTTTAGTTGGTTTAACATGCTTGTTCATTTACtcatttaattaatagttaaattgCTTATTTGGATATTAAACATCTGATTTAATTGACAAAAAATGATACTGTTAGATTGAAAAAATGTAGCATATTTTAATATGGATttgatgtaaattttttatcattttatctatGAAAAAATTGTCTCTTACTTCTGCGTTTTCATCATTTTTTACTGTCACATTAAATGTTAGGGTTTCGCCCAcactttgttgtttaaatatttttttagaaacgCTTGAATTTGTTCTAATTttgaattgacttatttgaatatatttactTGCAAAAACACTTGTGAAtctgtttaaaaaaatttattaagataACTTATGACATGTTAATAAGTTATTTTCAACTAATTTTTATAAGTTATCTATTATTGAGTGACTtatgaaaacaaattatatcttatttaaaaatagtttgattttattttagcttgtgttataaaataacttaaaatgcTAATGCTATAACACAATGAGGATTGTAGGTTTTGTTGTTTTGAGCTTTATCACCAGGATTTGATGTTTTATGTATTTGAATGTGAATATGAGAGACAAGACAATGACTTTGGAAATGCTTATGAAGAGGGAGTCTCCAGCATCTGTAAATTGTATTGCTTTCTTCTCCTTTGGTTTGGGGTTTATCTTCTTACCATCACTACTTTGCCCTGTACCTCCTttcaaaaaccaaaacaaaatatGGTTGATGGAGATAGTAATATATAATGTTACAAGGGAACCCATTTTGTATCAGGTCAGTTCTATATATttgactgttttttttttccaaataaccGCAATGAATAACTAACTCTAATCGGTTAGAGTTTATATATCACTAACAAACAAACAgaagttagttagttagtttgaTAATAATCCAAAGAAAGTTTGTATTTAACTAActttcatttcttctttttgttatCCTTCCAATATTTTGTTCACTCCCAGTCCAACAGAAACAATTTAGAATATGGAAGGTGAAGATCCTGTAATCCCGCACGGAATAAAAGCACTTGTTGTGGATGGTGATGACAACACACGGAAGAGTCATGAAGATATGTTGAAGTCACTTGGTGTGGAAACTCAGTCAGTGAAAAATGGGAGAGAAGCCATAGACACGATATTTGAATGGCGGAGGGATGAATACAAGTTTGACCTAATTCTGATGGATAGGAGAATGCCGGTGATGGACGGAATTGAGGCGACGAGGATACTGCGCTTATTTGATTACCCTAGCCGGATTGTTGGTGTATCCACTCCGCTTACAGATGCAGAATGGGAAGAATTTTTTAATGCTGGCCTTGATGATCTCTATGATGATCACAAACCATTGTCCCTTCAAACTATTATTTCTATTTGTAAATCAGTTCCCCCTCCCTGTAATGGTACCTGTCATTGTCATTGATTCTATCTGTAAACACAATTCAGGATGTCATTTCTTAAATCTTTAAAACTTAATTTGCATTCTTCGATTTTTTATACACCATTTATTATTGATGAACTCACTTGGAATGGGAAAGAAGCCTTAGAATTAATTAATAGCTGATTTCACCTAACTCTGATGGCTAGGAAATGGATCAAATTAAGGCAAACTAATTGAATgtgaatttaattcataaatgtCGATATCATAAGATTGTATTTATGGTTTTAAATAAACTTGTAAAAAGAAATGTCCatatcattaaatttaaatttatttatctgcAAACTTAACTAGATCATTCACGGTGTCGccaaaaaagaatttaaataaatttt from Cicer arietinum cultivar CDC Frontier isolate Library 1 chromosome 3, Cicar.CDCFrontier_v2.0, whole genome shotgun sequence encodes:
- the LOC101508203 gene encoding receptor-like serine/threonine-protein kinase ALE2 isoform X2, with product MISGAYSAGISLAAVTSSSFKVLSSDHAFHRVLFWQQRMPASVFFLLALLNLLFSCQVKSFSLSVPFASLEQTKLWFVKPSSAPSFAPVPSPSYQGPSVTPTHKHCHRHRHHHSTRPYVGAPPPSKDQAACDQICTDPLTSTPFGSPCGCVFPMKIRLTLDVAPYAVFPVMTELENEVALGTYLEQSQVKIMGATADSQNQGRTIVDINLVPLGEKFDNTTAALTYERFWNKKVPLNRSLFGDYAVVYITYPGIPSSPSYGTSIGSGPSENADGILPVSANFPSKNQKTNLRTIIIIALSSFVLLLVLVGVFSVALKCRKTRRPSSAVGPAFTSSLNKRSGLGSVLSSSIASSTSVSIMSTMATSILSSVKTFSLSELEKATDKFNSKRVLGEGGFGRVYSGTLEDGAEVAVKLLTRDNNQNGDREFIAEVEMLSRLHHRNLVKLIGICIEGRRRCLVYELVPNGSVESHLHGDDKKNGPLDWDARMKIALGAARGLAYLHEDSNPRVIHRDFKASNVLLEDDFTPKVSDFGLAREATEGSNHISTRVMGTFGYVAPEYAMTGHLLVKSDVYSYGVVLLELLTGRKPVDMSQPQGQENLVTWARPLLTSREGLEQLVDPSLAGSYSFDDMAKVAAIASMCVHPEVTQRPFMGEVVQALKLIYNDTDENCGDYCSQKDSSAQESDFRGDLAPSDSSWWNGGGLTPRLTYGQASSFITMEYSSGPLEDMENRPFSTSSFIGDEISLPIRHGNRSGPLRTVRSKLSLYRFTGSRSEHGGLSSKRNWV
- the LOC101493294 gene encoding two-component response regulator 24-like, whose amino-acid sequence is MEGEDPVIPHGIKALVVDGDDNTRKSHEDMLKSLGVETQSVKNGREAIDTIFEWRRDEYKFDLILMDRRMPVMDGIEATRILRLFDYPSRIVGVSTPLTDAEWEEFFNAGLDDLYDDHKPLSLQTIISICKSVPPPCNGTCHCH
- the LOC101508203 gene encoding receptor-like serine/threonine-protein kinase ALE2 isoform X4, which codes for MDTFLVKSFSLSVPFASLEQTKLWFVKPSSAPSFAPVPSPSYQGPSVTPTHKHCHRHRHHHSTRPYVGAPPPSKDQAACDQICTDPLTSTPFGSPCGCVFPMKIRLTLDVAPYAVFPVMTELENEVALGTYLEQSQVKIMGATADSQNQGRTIVDINLVPLGEKFDNTTAALTYERFWNKKVPLNRSLFGDYAVVYITYPGIPSSPSYGTSIGSGPSENADGILPVSANFPSKNQKTNLRTIIIIALSSFVLLLVLVGVFSVALKCRKTRRPSSAVGPAFTSSLNKRSGLGSVLSSSIASSTSVSIMSTMATSILSSVKTFSLSELEKATDKFNSKRVLGEGGFGRVYSGTLEDGAEVAVKLLTRDNNQNGDREFIAEVEMLSRLHHRNLVKLIGICIEGRRRCLVYELVPNGSVESHLHGDDKKNGPLDWDARMKIALGAARGLAYLHEDSNPRVIHRDFKASNVLLEDDFTPKVSDFGLAREATEGSNHISTRVMGTFGYVAPEYAMTGHLLVKSDVYSYGVVLLELLTGRKPVDMSQPQGQENLVTWARPLLTSREGLEQLVDPSLAGSYSFDDMAKVAAIASMCVHPEVTQRPFMGEVVQALKLIYNDTDENCGDYCSQKDSSAQESDFRGDLAPSDSSWWNGGGLTPRLTYGQASSFITMEYSSGPLEDMENRPFSTSSFIGDEISLPIRHGNRSGPLRTVRSKLSLYRFTGSRSEHGGLSSKRNWV
- the LOC101508203 gene encoding receptor-like serine/threonine-protein kinase ALE2 isoform X3; protein product: MISGAYSAGISLAAVTSSSFKVLSSDHAFHRVLFWQQRMPASVFFLLALLNLLFSCQVKSFSLSVPFASLEQTKLWFVKPSSAPSFAPVPSPSYQGPSVTPTHKHCHRHRHHHSTRPYVGAPPPSKDQACDQICTDPLTSTPFGSPCGCVFPMKIRLTLDVAPYAVFPVMTELENEVALGTYLEQSQVKIMGATADSQNQGRTIVDINLVPLGEKFDNTTAALTYERFWNKKVPLNRSLFGDYAVVYITYPGIPSSPSYGTSIGSGPSENADGILPVSANFPSKNQKTNLRTIIIIALSSFVLLLVLVGVFSVALKCRKTRRPSSAVGPAFTSSLNKRSGLGSVLSSSIASSTSVSIMSTMATSILSSVKTFSLSELEKATDKFNSKRVLGEGGFGRVYSGTLEDGAEVAVKLLTRDNNQNGDREFIAEVEMLSRLHHRNLVKLIGICIEGRRRCLVYELVPNGSVESHLHGDDKKNGPLDWDARMKIALGAARGLAYLHEDSNPRVIHRDFKASNVLLEDDFTPKVSDFGLAREATEGSNHISTRVMGTFGYVAPEYAMTGHLLVKSDVYSYGVVLLELLTGRKPVDMSQPQGQENLVTWARPLLTSREGLEQLVDPSLAGSYSFDDMAKVAAIASMCVHPEVTQRPFMGEVVQALKLIYNDTDENCGDYCSQKDSSAQESDFRGDLAPSDSSWWNGGGLTPRLTYGQASSFITMEYSSGPLEDMENRPFSTSSFIGDEISLPIRHGNRSGPLRTVRSKLSLYRFTGSRSEHGGLSSKRNWV
- the LOC101508203 gene encoding receptor-like serine/threonine-protein kinase ALE2 isoform X1 is translated as MISGAYSAGISLAAVTSSSFKVLSSDHAFHRVLFWQQRMPASVFFLLALLNLLFSCQGSSYAVKSFSLSVPFASLEQTKLWFVKPSSAPSFAPVPSPSYQGPSVTPTHKHCHRHRHHHSTRPYVGAPPPSKDQAACDQICTDPLTSTPFGSPCGCVFPMKIRLTLDVAPYAVFPVMTELENEVALGTYLEQSQVKIMGATADSQNQGRTIVDINLVPLGEKFDNTTAALTYERFWNKKVPLNRSLFGDYAVVYITYPGIPSSPSYGTSIGSGPSENADGILPVSANFPSKNQKTNLRTIIIIALSSFVLLLVLVGVFSVALKCRKTRRPSSAVGPAFTSSLNKRSGLGSVLSSSIASSTSVSIMSTMATSILSSVKTFSLSELEKATDKFNSKRVLGEGGFGRVYSGTLEDGAEVAVKLLTRDNNQNGDREFIAEVEMLSRLHHRNLVKLIGICIEGRRRCLVYELVPNGSVESHLHGDDKKNGPLDWDARMKIALGAARGLAYLHEDSNPRVIHRDFKASNVLLEDDFTPKVSDFGLAREATEGSNHISTRVMGTFGYVAPEYAMTGHLLVKSDVYSYGVVLLELLTGRKPVDMSQPQGQENLVTWARPLLTSREGLEQLVDPSLAGSYSFDDMAKVAAIASMCVHPEVTQRPFMGEVVQALKLIYNDTDENCGDYCSQKDSSAQESDFRGDLAPSDSSWWNGGGLTPRLTYGQASSFITMEYSSGPLEDMENRPFSTSSFIGDEISLPIRHGNRSGPLRTVRSKLSLYRFTGSRSEHGGLSSKRNWV